From one Cynocephalus volans isolate mCynVol1 chromosome X, mCynVol1.pri, whole genome shotgun sequence genomic stretch:
- the LOC134368694 gene encoding probable ATP-dependent RNA helicase DDX53 yields the protein MSRVPDWKRAERSPGAPGASCDDRGGRGSSWNGPSGGLGPRAAGSHEPPLCFRLENHLVGSVIGRGGSKIKDLQRSTNTKIQIKKGDCEAVVKIFGSKDMKAKAKAAIDTLIKRQERYRSESDVDNAASQPPVGRDVSTVNVVREAPPLMDLDRIKAEAVAWEKRKWADLPPIKKDFYTESKATSSMSKEQVDKWRKENYNVMCDDLKDGEKRPIPNPACEFEDAFRLYTELMKSITRAGFQKPTPIQAQAWPIALKGVDLIGVAQTGTGKTLSYLMPGFIHLDGQPISREQRNGPGMLVLTPTRELALQVEAECSKYSYKGLKSICIHGGRNREGQIQGITKSVDIIIATPGRLNDLQMNKFVDLRSITYLVLDEADKMLHLGLEHQIKKILLDVRPDRQTVMTSATWPDSVRRLAQSYLKEPMIVYVGTLDLVAVNTVKQNIIVTTEAEKRALIQEFLENMSPKDKVIVFVNRKLVVDDLSSDFGIQGLPVQSLHGDRELCDREEALEDFKSGKVKILITTDLVSRGLDVNDITHVYNYDFPQNIEEYIHRVGRTGRAGKTGTSISLITQDNSKIANELIQILKRANQSVPEDLVAMAKRYNFHKQKKGTQ from the coding sequence ATGTCCCGGGTCCCGGACTGGAAGAGGGCAGAGCGTAGTCCAGGAGCTCCTGGGGCCAGCTGCGATgacagaggtggcagaggcagcagttGGAATGGCCCCTCAGGCGGTTTGGGGCCTAGAGCCGCAGGCTCCCATGAACCACCACTCTGCTTTAGACTGGAGAACCACCTGGTTGGCTCAGTCATTGGTCGTGGtgggtcaaaaataaaagacctacagCGTTCGACAAACactaaaatacagattaaaaaggGGGATTGCGAAGCAGTAGTGAAAATTTTTGGCAGCAAAGATATGAAAGCAAAGGCCAAGGCAGCTATAGATACTcttattaaaagacaagaaaggtaCCGTTCAGAATCGGATGTGGATAATGCTGCGTCCCAACCTCCTGTTGGGAGAGACGTAAGCACAGTTAACGTTGTCAGAGAAGCTCCGCCATTGATGGATTTGGATCGTATTAAGGCAGAAGCCGTGgcgtgggaaaaaagaaagtgggcagATTTACCACCAATTAAGAAAGACTTTTACACAGAATCCAAAGCTACAAGCTCCATGTCTAAAGAACAGGTAGacaagtggaggaaagaaaattacaacgtAATGTGTGATGACTTGAAAGATGGTGAGAAGCGTCCCATCCCTAATCCAGCTTGTGAATTTGAGGACGCTTTCCGTCTGTACACAGAACTTATGAAAAGCATAACAAGGGCGGGTTTTCAAAAACCAACACCAATTCAGGCACAGGCATGGCCCATTGCCTTAAAAGGAGTAGATCTTATAGGAGTTGCCCAAACTGGCACAGGCAAAACATTGTCCTACTTAATGCCTGGGTTTATTCATCTTGATGGTCAACCGATATCTAGAGAACAAAGGAATGGACCTGGCATGCTAGTCCTCACTCCCACCAGAGAATTAGCTCTTCAGGTGGAAGCTGAATgttctaaatattcatataaaggtcTGAAAAGTATTTGTATACATGGTGGTAGAAATAGAGAAGGACAAATTCAAGGCATTACCAAAAGTGTAGATATCATTATTGCAACTCCTGGAAGACTGAATGACCTGCAAATGAATAAGTTTGTTGACCTACGAAGCATAACCTACTTGGTCTTAGATGAGGCAGATAAAATGCTACATCTGGGGCTTGAGCAccagattaagaaaattttgttagatgtgCGCCCAGATCGGCAGACTGTTATGACAAGTGCAACTTGGCCAGATTCTGTCCGTAGACTTGCACAGTCTTATTTGAAAGAGCCTATGATTGTTTATGTTGGCACTCTGGATCTAGTTGCTGTAAACACAGTGAAGCAAAATATAATCGttaccacagaagcagaaaaacgaGCTCTTATCCAAGAATTCCTAGAGAATATGtcaccaaaagacaaagtcatagtGTTTGTCAACCGAAAACTTGTTGTTGATGACTTATCAAgtgattttggtatccaaggcCTCCCTGTGCAATCACTACATGGTGACAGAGAGCTATGTGATCGAGAGGAAGCATTAGAAgactttaaaagtggaaaagtgaAGATATTGATTACAACTGATTTAGTATCCCGAGGACTTGATGTTAACGATATCACACacgtatataattatgatttcccACAAAACATTGAAGAATATATCCACAGAGTAGGACGTACTGGACGAGCAGGAAAGACTGGAACGTCAATTTCCCTTATCACTCAAGATAATTCAAAGATTGCCAATGAATTGattcaaattctgaaaagagCAAATCAGAGTGTCCCAGAAGATCTTGTAGCGATGGCCAAGCGATACAACttccataaacaaaaaaaggggacacag